A window of Tripterygium wilfordii isolate XIE 37 chromosome 7, ASM1340144v1, whole genome shotgun sequence contains these coding sequences:
- the LOC120001729 gene encoding phosphomethylpyrimidine synthase, chloroplastic isoform X2, whose amino-acid sequence MVNQEMTTIQAAFTTIVCNNVKQTAPTRLPSRKEICPAPRSLTPKATLTFDPSTTNPVKTEKRKHTVDPDSPEFLAIPSFEECFPKSTKLYREVIHEQTGHLLKVPFRRVHLSGGEPDFDTYDTSGPQNINPRIGLPKLRQDWVDRREKLGGPRYTQMYYAKKGIITEEMLYCAAREKLDPEFVRSEVARGRAIIPSNKRHLELEPMIVGRKFLVKVNANIGNSAVASSIEEEVYKVQWATMWGADTVMDLSTGRHIHETREWILRNSAVPVGTVPIYQALEKANGIAENLTWEIFRDTLIEQAEQGVDYFTIHAGVLLRYIPLTAKRMTGIVSRGGSIHAKWCLAYHKENFAYEHWDDILDICNQYDVALSIGDGLRPGSIFDANDTAQFAELLTQGELTRRAWDKDVQVMNEGPGHIPMHKIPENMQKQLEWCNEAPFYTLGPLTTDIAPGYDHITSAIGAANIGALGTALLCYVTPKEHLGLPNRDDVKAGVIAYKIAAHAADLAKGHPHAQDWDDALSKARFEFRWMDQFALSLDPMTAMAFHDETLPSEGAKVAHFCSMCGPKFCSMKITEDVRKYAEEHGYGSAEEAVKQGMKAMSAEFLAAKKIVSGEQHGEIGGEIYLPASYVKSAER is encoded by the exons ATG GTCAACCAAGAGATGACAACAATTCAGGCCGCCTTCACGACTATTGTGTGCAACAATGTCAAGCAGACTGCTCCAACGCGACTTCCAAGTAGGAAGGAAATATGCCCTGCTCCCAGGAGCTTAACTCCTAAAGCCACATTAACATTCGATCCCTCTACAACCAACCCagtgaaaactgaaaaaagaAAGCATACAGTTGATCCTGATTCTCCCGAATTTTTGGCTATtccatcatttgaagaatgtttTCCCAAAAGCACAAAGCTGTACAG GGAAGTTATTCATGAGCAAACAGGTCACTTGCTCAAGGTTCCTTTTAGGAGAGTTCACTTGTCCGGGGGTGAACCAGACTTTGACACATATGACACAAGTGGTCCTCAGAACATCAACCCACGTATTG GACTTCCTAAACTACGCCAAGACTGGGTTGACAGAAGGGAAAAGTTAGGTGGGCCAAGGTACACTCAGATGTATTATGCTAAGAAAGGAATTATAACTGAAGAAATGTTGTACTGTGCTGCTCGTGAGAAGCTTGACCCAGAGTTTGTTAGGTCAGAGGTTGCCCGTGGGCGTGCAATCATCCCTTCAAACAAGAGGCATTTAGAGCTGGAGCCAATGATAGTCGGAAGAAAGTTTTTGGTTAAAGTTAATGCAAATATTGGAAATTCAGCTGTTGCAAGCTCAATCGAGGAAGAAGTTTACAAGGTGCAATGGGCAACTATGTGGGGTGCCGACACTGTTATGGATCTCTCTACAGGACGCCATATTCACGAGACTCGTGAGTGGATCCTGCGCAACTCTGCTGTACCTGTGGGGACTGTGCCCATCTATCAGGCTCTTGAAAAAGCGAATGGAATTGCTGAAAATCTAACTTGGGAAATTTTCAGAGACACCCTAATTGAGCAAGCAGAGCAAGGTGTAGATTACTTCACGATTCATGCTGGGGTTTTGTTGCGATACATTCCTTTAACTGCAAAGCGAATGACAGGGATTGTTTCCCGTGGAGGATCCATCCATGCAAAGTGGTGCTTAGCTTATCACAAAGAGAACTTTGCCTATGAGCACTGGGATGACATACTGGATATTTGTAATCAATATGATGTGGCTCTGTCTATAGGAGATGGGTTGCGACCTGGATCCATATTTGACGCAAATGACACTGCTCAGTTTGCAGAGCTGTTGACCCAAGGAGAGCTGACTCGTAGAGCTTGGGATAAGGATGTGCAG GTGATGAATGAAGGACCTGGACACATTCCTATGCACAAGATTCCTGAAAACATGCAAAAGCAGCTAGAGTGGTGCAATGAAGCCCCTTTCTACACCCTCGGTCCTTTGACAACTGATATTGCTCCTGGATATGATCACATCACCTCTGCCATTGGTGCTGCAAATATTGGGGCTCTTGGAACTGCTCTGCTCTGTTATGTAACACCAAAAGAACACCTTGGATTACCAAATCGGGATGATGTAAAGGCTGGGGTGATAGCATACAAGATAGCTGCCCATGCAGCTGATTTAGCCAAAGGTCACCCACATGCTCAAGACTGGGACGATGCACTAAGCAAGGCAAGATTTGAGTTCCGATGGATGGACCAGTTTGCTTTGTCATTGGATCCTATGACTGCCATGGCCTTCCATGATGAGACCCTGCCATCAGAGGGTGCCAAGGTCGCACACTTCTGCTCCATGTGTGGACCTAAATTCTGCTCCATGAAGATTACAGAGGACGTGAGGAAGTATGCTGAGGAGCATGGCTATGGGAGTGCTGAAGAAGCCGTCAAGCAGGGAATGAAGGCTATGAGTGCTGAGTTCTTGGCTGCTAAGAAAATTGTCAGTGGGGAACAGCATGGTGAGATTGGTGGTGAAATCTACCTGCCTGCAAGTTATGTCAAGTCAGCCGAGAGGTGA
- the LOC120001729 gene encoding phosphomethylpyrimidine synthase, chloroplastic isoform X3 codes for MTTIQAAFTTIVCNNVKQTAPTRLPSRKEICPAPRSLTPKATLTFDPSTTNPVKTEKRKHTVDPDSPEFLAIPSFEECFPKSTKLYREVIHEQTGHLLKVPFRRVHLSGGEPDFDTYDTSGPQNINPRIGLPKLRQDWVDRREKLGGPRYTQMYYAKKGIITEEMLYCAAREKLDPEFVRSEVARGRAIIPSNKRHLELEPMIVGRKFLVKVNANIGNSAVASSIEEEVYKVQWATMWGADTVMDLSTGRHIHETREWILRNSAVPVGTVPIYQALEKANGIAENLTWEIFRDTLIEQAEQGVDYFTIHAGVLLRYIPLTAKRMTGIVSRGGSIHAKWCLAYHKENFAYEHWDDILDICNQYDVALSIGDGLRPGSIFDANDTAQFAELLTQGELTRRAWDKDVQVMNEGPGHIPMHKIPENMQKQLEWCNEAPFYTLGPLTTDIAPGYDHITSAIGAANIGALGTALLCYVTPKEHLGLPNRDDVKAGVIAYKIAAHAADLAKGHPHAQDWDDALSKARFEFRWMDQFALSLDPMTAMAFHDETLPSEGAKVAHFCSMCGPKFCSMKITEDVRKYAEEHGYGSAEEAVKQGMKAMSAEFLAAKKIVSGEQHGEIGGEIYLPASYVKSAER; via the exons ATGACAACAATTCAGGCCGCCTTCACGACTATTGTGTGCAACAATGTCAAGCAGACTGCTCCAACGCGACTTCCAAGTAGGAAGGAAATATGCCCTGCTCCCAGGAGCTTAACTCCTAAAGCCACATTAACATTCGATCCCTCTACAACCAACCCagtgaaaactgaaaaaagaAAGCATACAGTTGATCCTGATTCTCCCGAATTTTTGGCTATtccatcatttgaagaatgtttTCCCAAAAGCACAAAGCTGTACAG GGAAGTTATTCATGAGCAAACAGGTCACTTGCTCAAGGTTCCTTTTAGGAGAGTTCACTTGTCCGGGGGTGAACCAGACTTTGACACATATGACACAAGTGGTCCTCAGAACATCAACCCACGTATTG GACTTCCTAAACTACGCCAAGACTGGGTTGACAGAAGGGAAAAGTTAGGTGGGCCAAGGTACACTCAGATGTATTATGCTAAGAAAGGAATTATAACTGAAGAAATGTTGTACTGTGCTGCTCGTGAGAAGCTTGACCCAGAGTTTGTTAGGTCAGAGGTTGCCCGTGGGCGTGCAATCATCCCTTCAAACAAGAGGCATTTAGAGCTGGAGCCAATGATAGTCGGAAGAAAGTTTTTGGTTAAAGTTAATGCAAATATTGGAAATTCAGCTGTTGCAAGCTCAATCGAGGAAGAAGTTTACAAGGTGCAATGGGCAACTATGTGGGGTGCCGACACTGTTATGGATCTCTCTACAGGACGCCATATTCACGAGACTCGTGAGTGGATCCTGCGCAACTCTGCTGTACCTGTGGGGACTGTGCCCATCTATCAGGCTCTTGAAAAAGCGAATGGAATTGCTGAAAATCTAACTTGGGAAATTTTCAGAGACACCCTAATTGAGCAAGCAGAGCAAGGTGTAGATTACTTCACGATTCATGCTGGGGTTTTGTTGCGATACATTCCTTTAACTGCAAAGCGAATGACAGGGATTGTTTCCCGTGGAGGATCCATCCATGCAAAGTGGTGCTTAGCTTATCACAAAGAGAACTTTGCCTATGAGCACTGGGATGACATACTGGATATTTGTAATCAATATGATGTGGCTCTGTCTATAGGAGATGGGTTGCGACCTGGATCCATATTTGACGCAAATGACACTGCTCAGTTTGCAGAGCTGTTGACCCAAGGAGAGCTGACTCGTAGAGCTTGGGATAAGGATGTGCAG GTGATGAATGAAGGACCTGGACACATTCCTATGCACAAGATTCCTGAAAACATGCAAAAGCAGCTAGAGTGGTGCAATGAAGCCCCTTTCTACACCCTCGGTCCTTTGACAACTGATATTGCTCCTGGATATGATCACATCACCTCTGCCATTGGTGCTGCAAATATTGGGGCTCTTGGAACTGCTCTGCTCTGTTATGTAACACCAAAAGAACACCTTGGATTACCAAATCGGGATGATGTAAAGGCTGGGGTGATAGCATACAAGATAGCTGCCCATGCAGCTGATTTAGCCAAAGGTCACCCACATGCTCAAGACTGGGACGATGCACTAAGCAAGGCAAGATTTGAGTTCCGATGGATGGACCAGTTTGCTTTGTCATTGGATCCTATGACTGCCATGGCCTTCCATGATGAGACCCTGCCATCAGAGGGTGCCAAGGTCGCACACTTCTGCTCCATGTGTGGACCTAAATTCTGCTCCATGAAGATTACAGAGGACGTGAGGAAGTATGCTGAGGAGCATGGCTATGGGAGTGCTGAAGAAGCCGTCAAGCAGGGAATGAAGGCTATGAGTGCTGAGTTCTTGGCTGCTAAGAAAATTGTCAGTGGGGAACAGCATGGTGAGATTGGTGGTGAAATCTACCTGCCTGCAAGTTATGTCAAGTCAGCCGAGAGGTGA
- the LOC120001729 gene encoding phosphomethylpyrimidine synthase, chloroplastic isoform X4, whose translation MASVETLRPITHRNVYPYSNCNLHYSHALCLYHNRSRVFRHSTHRSVPSSIAAPSANLNTQLVPSKNLDRFTLWGGFLKNHGPREYSRILANCQDGDSTSSPSGKSEAKPSEGEAVSGNSTSSGSSSASNQKREKQGKSQWFLSNGGKWRWQPIIQAQEIGVLLLQLGIVMLVMRLLRPGIPLPGSEPRRPTTFVSVPYSEFLSKINGNQVHKVEVDGVHIMFKMKREGSSQGGEVGANRFQESESLIRSVAPTTRRIVYTTTRPADIKTPYEKMLENEVVFGSPDKRSGGFLNSALIALFYVAILAGLLHRFPVSFSQHSAGQLRNRKSGGSIGAKVSEQGETITFADVAGVDEAKEELEEIVEFLRNPDRYIRLGARPPRGVLLVGLPGTGKTLLAKAVAGEAEVPFISCSASEFVELYVGMGASRVRDLFARAKKEAPSIIFIDEIDAVAKSRDGKFRIVSNDEREQTLNQLLTEMDGFDSNSAVIVLGATNRSDVLDPALRRPGRFDRVVMVETPDRFGREAILKVHTSKKELPLAKDVDLGDIASMTTGFTGADLANLVNEAALLAGRQSKIVVEKIDFIHAVERSLAMTTIQAAFTTIVCNNVKQTAPTRLPSRKEICPAPRSLTPKATLTFDPSTTNPVKTEKRKHTVDPDSPEFLAIPSFEECFPKSTKLYREVIHEQTGHLLKVPFRRVHLSGGEPDFDTYDTSGPQNINPRIGLPKLRQDWVDRREKLGGPRYTQMYYAKKGIITEEMLYCAAREKLDPEFVRSEVARGRAIIPSNKRHLELEPMIVGRKFLVKVNANIGNSAVASSIEEEVYKVQWATMWGADTVMDLSTGRHIHETREWILRNSAVPVGTVPIYQALEKANGIAENLTWEIFRDTLIEQAEQGVDYFTIHAGVLLRYIPLTAKRMTGIVSRGGSIHAKWCLAYHKENFAYEHWDDILDICNQYDVALSIGDGLRPGSIFDANDTAQFAELLTQGELTRRAWDKDVQVMNEGPGHIPMHKIPENMQKQLEWCNEAPFYTLGPLTTDIAPGYDHITSAIGAANIGALGTALLCYVTPKEHLGLPNRDDVKAGVIAYKIAAHAADLAKGHPHAQDWDDALSKARFEFRWMDQFALSLDPMTAMAFHDETLPSEGAKVAHFCSMCGPKFCSMKITEDVRKYAEEHGYGSAEEAVKQGMKAMSAEFLAAKKIVSGEQHGEIGGEIYLPASYVKSAER comes from the exons ATGGCATCGGTTGAGACTCTGCGGCCCATAACTCACAGGAACGTCTACCCGTATTCGAATTGCAATCTTCACTACTCTCATGCATTGTGCTTATACCACAATCGATCTAGGGTTTTCCGCCATAGCACTCACCGTTCTGTCCCGAGTTCCATCGCCGCTCCTTCAGCGAACCTAAACACACAATTAGTTCCTTCGAAAAACCTAGATAGGTTCACTCTATGGGGTGGTTTCTTGAAGAATCACGGACCGAGGGAGTATAGCAGGATCTTAGCGAATTGCCAAGACGGCGATTCGACGTCGAGTCCGAGTGGAAAAAGTGAGGCCAAGCCGAGTGAGGGCGAGGCAGTTAGCGGTAACTCGACGAGCTCGGGTTCTTCCTCAGCATCGAATCAGAAGAGGGAGAAGCAAGGGAAGAGCCAATGGTTTTTGTCGAATGGAGGTAAGTGGAGATGGCAGCCGATAATTCAAGCGCAAGAGATTGGGGTTCTGCTTTTACAATTAGGAATTGTTATGCTTGTTATGCGGTTACTACGGCCTGGGATTCCGTTACCTGGCTCGGAGCCAAGGCGGCCTACGACCTTTGTGAGCGTTCCCTACAGTGAGTTCTTGAGCAAGATTAATGGCAACCAGGTGCATAAAGTGGAGGTTGATGGGGTGCATATAATGTTTAAGATGAAAAGGGAGGGAAGCAGCCAAGGGGGTGAGGTGGGTGCTAATAGGTTTCAGGAATCAGAGTCGTTAATAAGGAGTGTGGCGCCAACAACGAGAAGGATTGTGTATACGACAACAAGGCCAGCTGACATTAAGACTCCATATGAGAAGATGCTTGAGAATGAGGTGGTGTTTGGGTCACCAGATAAGCGTTCTGGTGGATTCTTGAACTCGGCCTTG ATAGCTTTGTTCTATGTTGCTATACTTGCAGGCCTTCTTCATCGATTCCCTGTTAGTTTTTCTCAG CACAGTGCTGGTCAGCTTAGAAACCGAAAGTCTGGAGGTTCTATTGGGGCAAAAGTCTCTGAACAGGGAGAAACAATCACCTTTGCTGATGTTGCTGGTGTTGATGAGGCAAAGGAAGAGCTAGAAGAAATTGTG GAATTTCTTAGGAATCCAGACAGGTATATACGGCTTGGTGCTCGTCCTCCTCGTGGAGTGCTTCTG GTGGGCCTTCCTGGGACTGGTAAGACACTTCTAGCAAAGGCTGTAGCAGGGGAAGCTGAAGTGCCCTTTATAAGTTGTTCTGCGAGCGAATTTGTAGAATTGTATGTAGGTATGGGGGCCTCCCGCGTGAGAGATCTTTTTGCACGGGCAAAGAAGGAGGCACCATCAATAATTTTTATTGACGAG ATAGATGCCGTGGCAAAAAGTCGTGATGGTAAATTTCGCATTGTTAGCAATGATGAGAGAGAGCAAACTCTAAACCAGTTGCTCACT GAGATGGATGGGTTTGACAGCAACTCTGCAGTGATTGTCCTTGGAGCAACAAACCGATCTGATGTCTTAGACCCTGCACTTCGCAGACCTGGGAGGTTCGATCGTGTGGTTATG GTGGAAACACCAGATAGATTTGGAAGAGAAGCGATTTTGAAGGTGCATACTTCTAAGAAAGAACTTCCTCTTGCAAAGGATGTTGATCTAGGTGATATTGCCTCTATGACCACTGGATTTACTGG GGCAGACCTTGCAAATCTTGTGAATGAAGCTGCTTTATTAGCTGGCAGACAAAGCAAAATAGTTGTGGAGAAAATTGATTTCATACATGCAGTAGAGCGATCACTAGCT ATGACAACAATTCAGGCCGCCTTCACGACTATTGTGTGCAACAATGTCAAGCAGACTGCTCCAACGCGACTTCCAAGTAGGAAGGAAATATGCCCTGCTCCCAGGAGCTTAACTCCTAAAGCCACATTAACATTCGATCCCTCTACAACCAACCCagtgaaaactgaaaaaagaAAGCATACAGTTGATCCTGATTCTCCCGAATTTTTGGCTATtccatcatttgaagaatgtttTCCCAAAAGCACAAAGCTGTACAG GGAAGTTATTCATGAGCAAACAGGTCACTTGCTCAAGGTTCCTTTTAGGAGAGTTCACTTGTCCGGGGGTGAACCAGACTTTGACACATATGACACAAGTGGTCCTCAGAACATCAACCCACGTATTG GACTTCCTAAACTACGCCAAGACTGGGTTGACAGAAGGGAAAAGTTAGGTGGGCCAAGGTACACTCAGATGTATTATGCTAAGAAAGGAATTATAACTGAAGAAATGTTGTACTGTGCTGCTCGTGAGAAGCTTGACCCAGAGTTTGTTAGGTCAGAGGTTGCCCGTGGGCGTGCAATCATCCCTTCAAACAAGAGGCATTTAGAGCTGGAGCCAATGATAGTCGGAAGAAAGTTTTTGGTTAAAGTTAATGCAAATATTGGAAATTCAGCTGTTGCAAGCTCAATCGAGGAAGAAGTTTACAAGGTGCAATGGGCAACTATGTGGGGTGCCGACACTGTTATGGATCTCTCTACAGGACGCCATATTCACGAGACTCGTGAGTGGATCCTGCGCAACTCTGCTGTACCTGTGGGGACTGTGCCCATCTATCAGGCTCTTGAAAAAGCGAATGGAATTGCTGAAAATCTAACTTGGGAAATTTTCAGAGACACCCTAATTGAGCAAGCAGAGCAAGGTGTAGATTACTTCACGATTCATGCTGGGGTTTTGTTGCGATACATTCCTTTAACTGCAAAGCGAATGACAGGGATTGTTTCCCGTGGAGGATCCATCCATGCAAAGTGGTGCTTAGCTTATCACAAAGAGAACTTTGCCTATGAGCACTGGGATGACATACTGGATATTTGTAATCAATATGATGTGGCTCTGTCTATAGGAGATGGGTTGCGACCTGGATCCATATTTGACGCAAATGACACTGCTCAGTTTGCAGAGCTGTTGACCCAAGGAGAGCTGACTCGTAGAGCTTGGGATAAGGATGTGCAG GTGATGAATGAAGGACCTGGACACATTCCTATGCACAAGATTCCTGAAAACATGCAAAAGCAGCTAGAGTGGTGCAATGAAGCCCCTTTCTACACCCTCGGTCCTTTGACAACTGATATTGCTCCTGGATATGATCACATCACCTCTGCCATTGGTGCTGCAAATATTGGGGCTCTTGGAACTGCTCTGCTCTGTTATGTAACACCAAAAGAACACCTTGGATTACCAAATCGGGATGATGTAAAGGCTGGGGTGATAGCATACAAGATAGCTGCCCATGCAGCTGATTTAGCCAAAGGTCACCCACATGCTCAAGACTGGGACGATGCACTAAGCAAGGCAAGATTTGAGTTCCGATGGATGGACCAGTTTGCTTTGTCATTGGATCCTATGACTGCCATGGCCTTCCATGATGAGACCCTGCCATCAGAGGGTGCCAAGGTCGCACACTTCTGCTCCATGTGTGGACCTAAATTCTGCTCCATGAAGATTACAGAGGACGTGAGGAAGTATGCTGAGGAGCATGGCTATGGGAGTGCTGAAGAAGCCGTCAAGCAGGGAATGAAGGCTATGAGTGCTGAGTTCTTGGCTGCTAAGAAAATTGTCAGTGGGGAACAGCATGGTGAGATTGGTGGTGAAATCTACCTGCCTGCAAGTTATGTCAAGTCAGCCGAGAGGTGA
- the LOC120001729 gene encoding ATP-dependent zinc metalloprotease FTSH 7, chloroplastic isoform X1 — MASVETLRPITHRNVYPYSNCNLHYSHALCLYHNRSRVFRHSTHRSVPSSIAAPSANLNTQLVPSKNLDRFTLWGGFLKNHGPREYSRILANCQDGDSTSSPSGKSEAKPSEGEAVSGNSTSSGSSSASNQKREKQGKSQWFLSNGGKWRWQPIIQAQEIGVLLLQLGIVMLVMRLLRPGIPLPGSEPRRPTTFVSVPYSEFLSKINGNQVHKVEVDGVHIMFKMKREGSSQGGEVGANRFQESESLIRSVAPTTRRIVYTTTRPADIKTPYEKMLENEVVFGSPDKRSGGFLNSALIALFYVAILAGLLHRFPVSFSQHSAGQLRNRKSGGSIGAKVSEQGETITFADVAGVDEAKEELEEIVEFLRNPDRYIRLGARPPRGVLLVGLPGTGKTLLAKAVAGEAEVPFISCSASEFVELYVGMGASRVRDLFARAKKEAPSIIFIDEIDAVAKSRDGKFRIVSNDEREQTLNQLLTEMDGFDSNSAVIVLGATNRSDVLDPALRRPGRFDRVVMVETPDRFGREAILKVHTSKKELPLAKDVDLGDIASMTTGFTGADLANLVNEAALLAGRQSKIVVEKIDFIHAVERSLAGIEKKTAKLQGIEKAVVARHEAGHAVVGTAVANLLSGQPRVEKLSILPRSGGALGFTYTPPTTEDRYLLFIDELRGCLVTLLGGRAAEEVVYSGRVSTGALDDIRRATEMAYKAVAEYGLNQTIGPVSIAALSNGGMDESGAVPWGRDQGHLVDLVQGEVTALLQSALDVALSVVHANPTVLEGLGAHLEEKEKVEGEELQEWLKLVVAPTELAIFMSGKQESLLPLEAGSGLQPLHSVFP; from the exons ATGGCATCGGTTGAGACTCTGCGGCCCATAACTCACAGGAACGTCTACCCGTATTCGAATTGCAATCTTCACTACTCTCATGCATTGTGCTTATACCACAATCGATCTAGGGTTTTCCGCCATAGCACTCACCGTTCTGTCCCGAGTTCCATCGCCGCTCCTTCAGCGAACCTAAACACACAATTAGTTCCTTCGAAAAACCTAGATAGGTTCACTCTATGGGGTGGTTTCTTGAAGAATCACGGACCGAGGGAGTATAGCAGGATCTTAGCGAATTGCCAAGACGGCGATTCGACGTCGAGTCCGAGTGGAAAAAGTGAGGCCAAGCCGAGTGAGGGCGAGGCAGTTAGCGGTAACTCGACGAGCTCGGGTTCTTCCTCAGCATCGAATCAGAAGAGGGAGAAGCAAGGGAAGAGCCAATGGTTTTTGTCGAATGGAGGTAAGTGGAGATGGCAGCCGATAATTCAAGCGCAAGAGATTGGGGTTCTGCTTTTACAATTAGGAATTGTTATGCTTGTTATGCGGTTACTACGGCCTGGGATTCCGTTACCTGGCTCGGAGCCAAGGCGGCCTACGACCTTTGTGAGCGTTCCCTACAGTGAGTTCTTGAGCAAGATTAATGGCAACCAGGTGCATAAAGTGGAGGTTGATGGGGTGCATATAATGTTTAAGATGAAAAGGGAGGGAAGCAGCCAAGGGGGTGAGGTGGGTGCTAATAGGTTTCAGGAATCAGAGTCGTTAATAAGGAGTGTGGCGCCAACAACGAGAAGGATTGTGTATACGACAACAAGGCCAGCTGACATTAAGACTCCATATGAGAAGATGCTTGAGAATGAGGTGGTGTTTGGGTCACCAGATAAGCGTTCTGGTGGATTCTTGAACTCGGCCTTG ATAGCTTTGTTCTATGTTGCTATACTTGCAGGCCTTCTTCATCGATTCCCTGTTAGTTTTTCTCAG CACAGTGCTGGTCAGCTTAGAAACCGAAAGTCTGGAGGTTCTATTGGGGCAAAAGTCTCTGAACAGGGAGAAACAATCACCTTTGCTGATGTTGCTGGTGTTGATGAGGCAAAGGAAGAGCTAGAAGAAATTGTG GAATTTCTTAGGAATCCAGACAGGTATATACGGCTTGGTGCTCGTCCTCCTCGTGGAGTGCTTCTG GTGGGCCTTCCTGGGACTGGTAAGACACTTCTAGCAAAGGCTGTAGCAGGGGAAGCTGAAGTGCCCTTTATAAGTTGTTCTGCGAGCGAATTTGTAGAATTGTATGTAGGTATGGGGGCCTCCCGCGTGAGAGATCTTTTTGCACGGGCAAAGAAGGAGGCACCATCAATAATTTTTATTGACGAG ATAGATGCCGTGGCAAAAAGTCGTGATGGTAAATTTCGCATTGTTAGCAATGATGAGAGAGAGCAAACTCTAAACCAGTTGCTCACT GAGATGGATGGGTTTGACAGCAACTCTGCAGTGATTGTCCTTGGAGCAACAAACCGATCTGATGTCTTAGACCCTGCACTTCGCAGACCTGGGAGGTTCGATCGTGTGGTTATG GTGGAAACACCAGATAGATTTGGAAGAGAAGCGATTTTGAAGGTGCATACTTCTAAGAAAGAACTTCCTCTTGCAAAGGATGTTGATCTAGGTGATATTGCCTCTATGACCACTGGATTTACTGG GGCAGACCTTGCAAATCTTGTGAATGAAGCTGCTTTATTAGCTGGCAGACAAAGCAAAATAGTTGTGGAGAAAATTGATTTCATACATGCAGTAGAGCGATCACTAGCT GGCATAGAGAAAAAGACTGCTAAGTTGCAGGGAATTGAAAAGGCTGTGGTCGCAAGGCATGAAGCTGGCCATGCTGTAGTGGGTACAGCTGTTGCCAATCTTCTTTCTGGGCAGCCACGTGTAGAG AAACTCAGCATACTGCCACGTTCTGGAGGTGCATTGGGCTTTACCTATACTCCTCCAACAACTGAGGACAGATACTTGCTTTTCATCGATGAACTACGTGGCTGCTTGGTTACTCTTCTGGGAGGTCGTGCAGCGGAAGAGGTTGTATATTCAGGTCGTGTTTCAACAGGTGCACTCGATGATATACGACGAGCGACAGAGATGGCATACAAGGCCGTGGCTGAGTATGGTCTTAACCAGACCATAGGTCCAGTTTCTATAGCAGCACTTTCTAATGGTGGAATGGATGAGTCAGGAGCTGTTCCATGGGGGAGGGATCAG GGACATCTTGTTGATCTTGTTCAGGGAGAGGTGACAGCACTGCTGCAATCTGCATTGGATGTTGCACTTTCTGTTGTGCATGCTAATCCTACTGTGTTGGAGGGGCTTGGTGCCCATCTGGAAG AAAAAGAGAAAGTAGAAGGAGAAGAGCTGCAAGAGTGGTTGAAGTTGGTGGTTGCACCAACAGAACTTGCAATCTTCATGAGTGGCAAGCAAGAATCTCTTCTGCCACTAGAGGCCGGATCTGGATTACAACCCTTACACTCTGTTTTTCCATGA